One Chloroflexota bacterium genomic window, CTAAGTCTGGGATAAGAACCGGAGGCCCAGCAATGCTTGCTGGGCCTCATTCAGTGCGGAGAGTACCCAGGAGTAATGCGCAAGTTGACGCCAGACTCGATTCGGTGCATACTAAGCAGCAATCTCATCGCAGTAGGAGAGGTGATATGACAGCACAGAAACACCTGGTTACTGGGCCCACTTTTGAGGAAATGCTACACCCCAACAAGATTGACCCGGCTATTCGCAGAAAAGCGCTCGAAATGGCCAAAGTGGATCCTCTCGACCCCATCAATCTCTTCAACATCACCTGGCGAGATGCCAACGACCATATCTACTACGAAGTGCTCCCTTCCGAACTAACAGGCGTGGATGCACCCATTGTCGTCTTGTATGCTAAAGACTTCCCCACCGGCAGTCATAAGGTTGGCGCTACCTACTCCGTGCTCATAGAGAAGGAACTTACGGGCGAGGTGGACCCCCGCATCCATACGCTGGTCTGGCCATCCACTGGCAACTATGGCATCGGCGGAGCCTGGGTTGGCTGTCGCATGGCCTTCGACTCGATCGTCATCCTGCCCGCTGGCATGAGCCAGGAGCGTTTCGAACAGATCGAACGTTACGGCGCTCGGGTCATTAAAACGCCAGGCTGTGAGAGCAATGTGAAAGAAATTTATGACAAGTGCTGGGAACTGCGCCGTTCCGATCCCAAGGTGAGGGTCCTCAATCAATTCGAGGTCTTCGGCAACTATCGATTCCATTACTATGTCACGGGCAATACCATCATCGAACTAGCCGCCGAACTCGAAAAACAGGGCATCGGCAAGGGCAAAGTGGCCGCCTTCGTCTCCGCCATGGGCTCAGCCGGGACAATCGCCGCTGGCGACCGGCTAAAGCAAGAGTGGCCCGACCACAAGATCGTGGGCTTGGAACCCATCCAATGCCCGACGCTTTATTGGAACGGCTATGGCGAGCACGATATCCAGGGCATCGGTGATAAACACGCCACCTGGATTCACAACGTGATGAACATGGACGCGCTCATGTGCATTGACGACATCGAGTGCAAGAAAGGGCTACAGGTACTGGTCGAAGAGGCGGGTTGGCAGGCCATGACCAAACGACTGGGCATCGCAGAAAGCAAAGTGAGGGTATTGGCGACCATTTTCGGCATATCAGGGGTTTGTAACGTACTGGGTGCTATCAAGACCGTCAAGTGGTACGGGTTTGGAAAAGACGATGTGGTGGTGACTATCTGCACCGATGCCATTGACCGCTACTATTCAGTCATGGCGCAACTGACAGAAAAGTACGGGCGAATGGACGAGGTCGAGGCAGCCATTCGCCTGGAAAGCATATTCCATGGCCAGAAGTTGGATTGGATCGCCGAAGGGACGCGAGAGGCACGGCGGCGGTGGCATAACCTGAAGTATTACACCTGGGTGGAACAGCAAGGCAAGACAGTGGAGGAACTGAATGCCCAACTGGATCCCGCCTTCTGGGAGGCAGAGCAGGCCCGCGTGGCCGAGGTGGACCGGCTCATCCTGGAAGCACGGAGGACCTCCTAGGTCATTGTTTCACGACAAAACGCAGTAATGGAAAACCGACATTCATATTGTTAAGAATATTTATCAAGACCGCGGAGGCATCAGGGGATCTCTGTGGATTTTGGCGCTCTCAGCGGTGAGTTTGGGAGATGTCCTGAAAACAAAGTTAGCGGCTAAGACCGCTGAACGGGAGGGAAAAATGGAAGTCGAAATCCAGTACCGGCCGTCGTATTCGCTGGCAGTGGCCAGGCTGGCCGGCAATGAGAAAATCCGCGTGGAAGCGGGTTCAATGGTTAGCATGTCTGACGGCGTGACCCTGCAAACGGACATGGCGGGCGGACTGTTAAGTTCGCTCAAGCGTTCCATCTTGGGCGGCGAGAGTTTCTTCATGAACACCTACACCGCTCCGGCTCAGGGCGGCATACTCATGCTGGCCCCGGCGCTGCCCGGCGACCTGTACGTCCTGGAACTGAAGGGCGACACGCTACTGGTGCAGTCTGGCTCCTACGTGGCTTCGGCGGAAGGGGTAGAGATTGACACCAAGTTCGGTGGGGCCAAAACCTTCTTCGCCAGTGAGGGGCTGTTCCTGCTCAAGTGCAGTGGGCATGGCCAACTCATCCTTTCAAGTTACGGTGCCATCCATGAATTCACACTGGGGTCAGGCGAGAAGTTCACCGTGGACACAGGCCACCTGGTGGCCTTCGACCAAGACATTGGCTTCCAGGTGCGGGCTGTGGGCGGGCTCAAGTCCACCCTGTTCAGCGGCGAGGGCCTGGTAGTAGACCTGACTGGCCCTGGCAAGGTGCTCATGCAGACGCGCAGCACGGACGCCTTCCTCTCCTGGCTCATGCCCGAAGTGCAACGCCGCCTGCCCCGCCGGGAGTAAGAAGGATTTTCAACCGCCGAGCACACGGAGAGCATGACGGGGTCGGAAAGTCCCGGTGAAGTCTTAGCGGGATGCGGCAAGGTAAATTTGTACACTCGTGCGCGAGCGATAGTCGTTATCTAACCCAGCGGACTGCAGTCGGCCATGCCGCCACGCTGCCAGGAGGTAGGTATAGATCATAGTCAGGCGCACGTCCTTGAGGCCCCATTCCTGTACGATGCGGATATCGTAGGGGCGAAGTAGCGCTTCGCCTTCGGCATATCCGGCCGACCTGGACCGCGCTGCCGACCTGGACGGCGATGGAGATGCCGACCTGATAGCAGTCGGAAGAGATGCCAACCAAGTCGCCTGGTGGAAGAGCGATGCCAGCGGGCTTTATCTCGTCCATCTGCCGGTCGTAGTTAGACAGTGAAGCACACTTAAGGAGAGTATCCGGTTCCGGGCACCTGGGCGCTAACATTGGGTTGGCCCGTATGTTTGAGAAACCTATTTCCGTAGCAGGTTGAGAACGGGTAAAGGTGGCACAAAAGCGAGCTTTAGAGCCATCCGATTGCGGTGAGGAAGAAAATCAGTCAGATCGCCGAGCGTTATGTGCAAGCATATGCTGGATATTAGCAAGAGGGTGTTTGAAATCTTGAAAACCGGAGGAAGAAAAGATGGGTCAAAGGATTGAGTTCACTCGCAATTACTCCGACCTGAGCACCAACCAAGGATTTCAGTTCGAATTCTTCTGCGACCGTTGCGGAACGGGGTACCGCACCCGTTTTCAGCCTTCTACCTTGGGGACGGTTTCCAGCGTATTGGACGCAGCGGGCAGCCTGTTCGGTGGGGTATTGGGACGAGCAGCCGATCTCGGTGAACACGCGCGTTCCGCAACGTGGGAAAAGGCCCACGATGAGGCTTTCATCAAGGCTGCAGAGGAAATCAAGCCGGAATTCATCCAGTGCCCGCGCTGCTCCGCATGGGTGTGTCGCAAGAGTTGCTGGAACGCAAACAAGGGCCTATGCAAAGAGTGCGCGCCTGACCTGGGAGTAGAAATGGCTGCCGCGCAGGCCAGCCGGACCGTCGAGGAGATCTGGGCGCATTCGAGGGTAGCCGAAGAGGACAGGGAAATGCTGAAAGAGAAGAGTTGGCGAGCGGGTGTGCGCGCAACCTGTCCGAACTGCAACGCCCCACTGGCAGCCAACGTGAAGTTCTGCCCAGAATGCGGCACGGAAATCCGGGCTGAAGCGCACTGCGCCCAGTGCGGGGCGAAACTGAGCCCGGGGGCAAAATTCTGCACGGAATGCGGAGCGAAAGTCAGGGCTTCGTAACCCTCTAAGCCAAGTGGTGGCGGCGGATATCGCCAGCGCACTGGTTTCGGTGAGGTTCCAGAGTGGGGTCCGCAGAGATGTGGAAGCCGTCTCCAGATAGCGACTGGTATTCACCGCCTGGAGACGGCCCGCACTTGATCCGCCATGACACTGCGATCACTCCGCTTCAATGATGCGGTAGGTGGAGTGCACCCGCGCCGTCTTGCTGAGCATGGCCCCCACCGAGCAGTACTTGGTCTCCGAGAGTTCTATGGCATGTTTTACTGCCGCCTCGCTCAGGTTACGCCCGGTCAGAATGTACTCAACTGCGATGTCGGTGTACACATTGGGTGGCTCGGGTGCTTGCTGGCCCGAGATGCGCACCCGCAGGCCGATGAGGTTCTGGCGCTTTTTGCGCATGATCTCCACAATGTCCACAGCCGTGCAACCGGCCATCGCCAGAAGCGCGGCCTCCATCGGGCTCATACCAGCGGGCGATTCTGCTGAGGGCACGTCGAACACGATAGAGTGCCCCGAACCTGCCTGGCCCAGAAAGCGTAGTCTGTCAATCCAGACCACTTCGCCACTCTTCTCAGCCATTGTCGTTGTCTCCGAAACAGCCTATTTGACGACAAAATTGAGCAAAACGAGCAGCGCGAACATGGCCACGGCGATGATGGCGATCCTGCGCAGATCCGCATATACGTAGCGGTATTCCTCGCCCAGATCTGCCACCGTGGCGGCCTTCGGCGCGGGAGTCAGCCGCACGACAGCAGTTGCCTCGGTCCTCTTTGTATCTGGCGCTGCGGTTACTGGCTGCGCCAGTTGCGCGCGGCGCATCTTCTTCGAGACCTTCTTGCGTTTCTTAGCCATTTTGTATCCTCTCTGCCAATTCTTCACGGCGTTCGCACCAACTCGGCGAACACCACGATTCGCTTCGTGTCCACCCGATAGGGATAACAAGTGATCAGCGTCAGTGTGGGTTCCCGCGTGGGATCCATCACGCTCACCTCTGTGGGTTCGACGATGCGTTTGCCGGCCACGCGGTAATGATAGGCTTTTTCCCCGGCGTATAGAATGACTTCATCGCCTACCTCGAGGCGATCCAAGTAACGAAAAACGGCACCGAACACGTCCACGTGGCCGGAAAGTACCACATTGCCGCGCTCTCCCGGGTTAGCCGAGCCGGGGTGGTGGCCCACACCCTTCTTCAATGCCTCCCAATCGTCGCCCTCCACCACAGGGGCATCCACCTTGATCTTAGAGATGACGATACGCGTAGCAGACTGGGGTCCCGGTGTCGGCAGGACAACAGGTGTCACCGGCCGTACCAGACTCTGATAGAATGGTGGTAGCGCGGCTGGCGTGGGCGGAAAAGAGCCAGGCAAAAAGGCAGCCTCGGTCGGTGTCGGGTAGGTTACGGTCTCAAATGCCTGGGCTGCCTCCCGGTTCAGCCTGTTCAGGCTGGACAGCGAATAACCCAGGATGGCAATAAGCCCGATTACCGCCGCGATCTCAACGAGGAGCAGAAAACTGTCGCGGATGCGCCGCCGCCCCTGGGGACTGAACGCTTCCTGCAAGCCCGCTGTGGCGATCTCGTAGAGCGATTTTCGTGTTAAGGGCTGCAGTTCGATGGACTCCAAGCGCACAGTCCTTGAACGCCATTTAGGAAGAGAACCCACAAGGCTGCCCTCCGAAGGCAAGTGCGAAGCAGGTACGTGCTGTGCCTCTAATGCCTCGGCGATGCGGCGCAGACGTACGGCGCTGCGCTTGATCCGCAACAAGGTCTCTAGTTCGTCAATTGACATCTCTTCAGAGGTCTTGTCGTCCACGGCTATGTGCTACTCTTGGTAATCTGGATGCCGCGTTGGGCCAGGGCCTCGAAGAAAGCCGCCGAGTCCAAACAACCCTCAGGGGCGAAGACGCCTTTCCGCTGGATCTCTCCTTTGGCCAGCATCCAGGCGCCGATAGCCGCTGGGATGCCTGTCAGTCGGCGCATCTTGTCAACGGCAGTGTAGGTGAGCACGCGCGGTATTCCTCGATCCCGACCAAACACATCCACCCGTGCTGCCGAAAGGGCAATGCCACCTGCGCCCAAAATGCCCTCCAGTGACCAGATCAGACGGGAGAGGCGGTCAATCTTGGTGGGTGTGTTCGTTAGGCCTAATCTCACAAATACATCACCGAGCCAGTTGTTCCACGCCGGGGTGAGCGCGCCTTTGAGTGAGACCGTCTTGACCTGGAAATAACGGGGGATGGTTATCGGCTCGGGGTGGCCACAGTGAAATACCTCGATGTCGCCAAAGGGTTCTGGGAAGCGCACTACTTCTCTGCCAGTGCCCGCTCGGACGCGGGTCCACTGACCATTCTGATATGTGGGCACATCGCCAGTGATAGCGTAGAAGACGTGTTTAACGACCGCCAGCCCTTCGGCATCCTGCGCACTGCCAACCCAGGCCACTCTGATCTCATCCACTTCGTCCAATTGCAACGCGCCGTCGCGGGCCATCAGATTGGTGATGCCCGGCGTCCACCCTAGGCCAGTGATGAGAGTAACTCCAGCCGACTTGGCATCCTCGTGCATGGCGAGGACTTCATCCAGAGGGCCATAGTCATCGCAGATGTCCACATAGTTCACGCCTGCTTTCACCGCCGCCCGGGCGAGCCTGGGAGCAAAGCGATAAAATGGTCCAATGCAGCCAACAGCAGCGTCCGCGCCGCGCAACACTTCCACGAGCGAAGTCTCATCGTTGGCGTCAACGAAGACGGCATTCACGCGTTCGCCCAATTCGTCAGCGTATTTTTGGGCTCTCTCGATGCGATAGTCAGCGATGGTCACCTGGGCATCGGTATGGGCTAGCAGATCCTGCACCACGCCTTTGCCCATGTCCCCGTATCCACCCAAGACCACGATTTTCATCTATGCCTCCCTTGTGTGAGTTCTCCTGCACGTGTATAAAGCGCTGATTGACAATAGCCTGGTTGCATTATATCCTCGCCGCTAAGGAGCGTCAAGCGGGGTGAGATTTCGCGCGGCGCCACACCAGGCTCAAGACTAGCCGCACCTCCTCTATACCCAACACCAGGGCAGCGATCGCATAGGTCACGAGACCCGCCAGGCCGGCCGTGCCAACGACCGTGAGTTTGGCAGCCAGGCTCGCTGGGTGAATGACGAGCCCCGATGTCGAAGATGACGAATGGGCCAGCCACAGTACCTCGCGCCCCCCGTTCGCCCAGAGCGCGACCAGCAAGGTCACCAAGGCCATCACCAGACTCGCCAAAGATGATTTCAACGTGGTGGATACCAGACTCATGTTACCCAACGAACCCACGTTTCGGCGCAGGAACCATAACATAAGTAGTGCGTGGCTGGCTAGTTGGATGGAATTCGCCAGTACCAACCCCATCCAGCTCCAGCCCAGCAGGAAGGAGAGCGTGGGTGCAACTGCAAGATAGATGGCAATGGCCAGGATGCCGACCACTACGGGGACCATCGTGTTTTTGCGAGAGTAGAAGGCAAAAATGAGGGGCAGGTCAATTGCCGCGAAAGGCATCCCAATCAGGTAAAAGCGGAGCGCGTTGGCAGTCTGTAAGGTATCGGTGGGGCTGAATGCTCGGTATTGGTAAAGCAGCGCCACGATCGGCACGGCCAGGATGAACAGGCCAGTAGTGGCGGGAATGATCAGCGAGAGGACCAGCCGCAAGCCCAATCCCAAGGTGCTTTTGAAGCGTTCGAGGTCATGGGCGGCATCAATTTGCGAGAGGGTGGGCAAGACGGCCATGGATACGGCAGTGGACACTAGGCCCAGCGGGAACTGAATAAGTCGCGTGGCGTATTCTTTCCAGGCAATGGCTTCCTCTACCGTTCGTGATGACCAGTTATAATCAAAAGCGATCTGCACCTGGCTGATGACCAGACTGACCAACACCGGCGCGTAAAGTTTTATGATGCGGCGCAGGCCAGGGTGTGATATGTCCAACGAGAAGTGCAATTTCGCGCCCCGCAACCCGGGTACTTGCACGCCCGCCATCAGGAATGCGCCCAACACCACTCCGATACTCAGGCTGGCAACATCCATGTGGCTGGCCAGGAGGAGAGCGCAGGCGATCCCCCCTATGTTGAAAACGGAGGCTGCCAGGGCCGGGTAGGTGAAAAGGTTCTGCGCGTAGAGCGTAGCCGTGAAGATGCCGGCGAGGACAAAAAAGAGCAACGAGGGCAGGATAAGGCGAATTAGTGTGGTAGTAAGCGCCTGCAACGGGGCATCAAACCCGCCACCGAAGAGCCAGGCGACCAGAGGCGCAATGATCTCCAGGAGGATGATAGTGATAATGGATATCACCACAGCCAGGCTGAGCATGACACTGGTGATGTGCCAGAGTTCGTCTTTGTCCTCGCCTGCTGCGTACTCGCTGAATACGGGCACTAGGGCAGCCGTTACCATGCCACCCACGAGGAGTTCGTAGATATTGCGCGGGATCTGGCCAGCGATGCGGAAGGCGCTCATGGAGCCACTGGCCCCAAACAGGTGAGCGTTGATCGTCTCGCGCAACTGCCCTAGCACGCGGCTGGTAATATTCCCTAAACCCACAATGGTCGCTGAGGCTGCGATGCTACGGCTTGTTTCTGCCTCGCTAGTAAATGGAGCGTCAACAGGGGTCATAGTTCACCCTTGCCCTGCTGGATTCTGCGGATGAGGTCACTGGTCGAGCGGCCTGGGAAATAGGGCAGAATCTTCACCTGCCCTCCATAGGCTTTGACAATGGGCCCCTCGGGCAAACCCTTGCCTGTCACATGCTCTTCCCAGCCGGCGTAATCGCCGCCCTTCACGTAGACATCGGGCTGAAGCGACTCGACCAATTGTTCTGCGGTTGGCTGGTCGAAGATGACCACGTAGTCCACGCATGATAGGGCAGCCAGTATCTCGGCCCGTTCATCTTGTGGTTGGATGGGATGGCCAGGACCCTTGATGGCCTGTGCAGAGGCGTCGCTATTCAGTCCAACGACGAGCACGTCGCCAAGCCGTCGCGCTGCCTGCAAGTAGCGTACGTGGCCAACGTGCAGCAGATCAAATACCCCATTGGTGAGCACGAAAGTCAGACCCTCGGCGCGCCAATCCTGACGCCGACGGGCGAGTTCGTCTGGGGAGAGGATTTTGGGATGGCGTGGTGAGGCGGAAAAATCCTGGCGCTCGATGAGTCTTGTCAACACCTCTCGGATTTTCATGGCGGCCCGAGCGCGATGGCTGATGCGGTTCTTGGTCTCGGCCGGCAACTCGGCCATAGTGCAACCCACCTCAGGGAGGTAGAAGACTGGATCATAGCCAAAACCGCCGGAGCCCGAAGGCTCAGTGGCAATCCGCCCCTCGCAGGTACCTTCGCGGACGTGGGCTTCGCCAGTGGGCGAGGCGAGAGCAATGGCACAGCGGAAGCGAGCAGTCCGCCTTTCCTCTGGCACACCTTTCAGATTGCGCAAGAGCAGCCGATAGCGGTCCTGGTCGCTGGCCTGTGGGCCGGCATACCGTGCGGAATGCACGCCGGGCGCGCCATTCAGAGCATCGACTTCCAGACCCGAATCATCTGCCAATGTCCACATGCCGCTGGCCCTGGCATAGGCCATAGCCTTGCGCAGCGCGTTCTGGGCATAACTCAGGCCGGACTCTTCCACCTTCTCCAGAAGGCCCAAGTCCGAGGGTAGCACGAGCGTGAGGTTAAGTCCGGCCAGGAGAGCAGCGTACTCTCTCACTTTGCCGGGGTTACCGGTGGCTATCAGCAACTTCATTATGATTCAGGCCCTAATTCATCCAGCGCTGCCCGCAATTCTGGAGGCAGGGGTGCGCTCAGAGTAACTCGCTCCCCTCCTCGCGGGCGCAAGAAGCCCAAACGCGCGGCGTGCAGGAATGGACGCCGTAGGTTGAATTTGGCACGCTTGCGCCCGTAGATTGGATCGCCAGCAATGGGGTGACCGATGGCCGCGAAGTGCACACGGATCTGATGAGTGCGTCCGGTGAGTGGTTCGGCTTCTATCAAGGTGTAGCCGTTATAATAACGAAGTACTCGATAGCGCGTCTGAGCCTCCCGCCCACCAGTGGACACCACAGCCATGCGTTGCCGGTGCTTGGGATCGCGGCCTAAGGGTGCATCAATCAAACCACGCGGCGGCTCTAAATGGCCTTCCACCAGTGCCACATAGACCTTTTCTACGGTGCGACGTTTGAATTGCGACTGCAAATGCCGATGGGCAACGTCGTTCTTAGCGACGATCATCAAACCCGAGGTATCCTTGTCCAAGCGGTGGACGATCCCAGGGCGAAGCGCGCCGCCAATTCCGGCCAGATCGGGACAGTGAGCCAGGATAGCATTGACCAGCGTACCCGACTCGTGTCCATGTGCCGGGTGGACAACCATCCCTGCGGGCTTGTTCACGACAATTAGGTCAGCATCTTCGTAGATGATATCCAAGGGGATGGGCTCGGGCTGTGCCTCTAAAGGAGCAGGCGGTGGAACACGAACCAGGACGTGCTCGCCTGCTCGCACCCTGTGGCTCGACCGGACAGCCCGCCCGTCTACGGTTACCAAGCCATCCTCGATCAGGCGTTGGAGATAAGAGCGCGAGAGATCAGGTAGTTTCTTGGCCAGATAGCGGTCCAGACGCACTCCACCTTCCGTTACGAATAGTTTTTCGATTCTCTCCCCACTGTCTGACATTCAACGCCTTAGCAAACGGACGGGGCATAAGCGAGAGACGAGGGATGAACCACGACAAATGTCCTCCTACGGATTACCCGTCATTCGTCAAAGCCCCATCTCGCAGGAGATGATAAGCCAGAAGTAATACGCCAAAAACCATGCAACCATCTGCGATGTTAGAGACTGGCCAGAAGTGAAAATCGATGAAATCAATGACGTGGCCTAAGCGTAGCCTATCCGCCAGATTTCCTAAAGCACCGCCCAATTGCATACCCAGGCTGATCTGCAGCCATAAATTTCCTCGAGGCAAATGGCGATAGTAGAGGAGAATAGTAACGATAACTACGAAGGCGACCAGGACCAAAAATGTTCCGGCATCGGGGAAAAGTCCAAAAGCCATGCCAGTATTAGCGGTGTAGGTGATACTGAAAATCCAGCCCAGAGCAGGAATGGGGTCCCAGCTCTGTCCGGGGATCATGTGTGACGAAACCAGGTATTTGGTGCCTTGATCCAGAATGAAAACGAACAACGTAGCGAAGTAGAAGATGTATTTATGTCTATGCAAGATCCGTCTTTCGTGCAAAGGCTTATTAACGGCGTTTCTCCAGGCGTTGGCGACAGTCCAAACAAAGGGCGGCGTCGGGCTTTGCCTTGAGACGAGCGGGGTCTATGGGCTGCCCACAACTCTCACAGATACCATAAGTGCCACGATCCATCCTATTCAGCGCAGCCTCGATAGCCTGCAGGGTGCGCTCTAAGTTCTGGC contains:
- a CDS encoding pyridoxal-phosphate dependent enzyme: MTAQKHLVTGPTFEEMLHPNKIDPAIRRKALEMAKVDPLDPINLFNITWRDANDHIYYEVLPSELTGVDAPIVVLYAKDFPTGSHKVGATYSVLIEKELTGEVDPRIHTLVWPSTGNYGIGGAWVGCRMAFDSIVILPAGMSQERFEQIERYGARVIKTPGCESNVKEIYDKCWELRRSDPKVRVLNQFEVFGNYRFHYYVTGNTIIELAAELEKQGIGKGKVAAFVSAMGSAGTIAAGDRLKQEWPDHKIVGLEPIQCPTLYWNGYGEHDIQGIGDKHATWIHNVMNMDALMCIDDIECKKGLQVLVEEAGWQAMTKRLGIAESKVRVLATIFGISGVCNVLGAIKTVKWYGFGKDDVVVTICTDAIDRYYSVMAQLTEKYGRMDEVEAAIRLESIFHGQKLDWIAEGTREARRRWHNLKYYTWVEQQGKTVEELNAQLDPAFWEAEQARVAEVDRLILEARRTS
- a CDS encoding TIGR00266 family protein, yielding MEVEIQYRPSYSLAVARLAGNEKIRVEAGSMVSMSDGVTLQTDMAGGLLSSLKRSILGGESFFMNTYTAPAQGGILMLAPALPGDLYVLELKGDTLLVQSGSYVASAEGVEIDTKFGGAKTFFASEGLFLLKCSGHGQLILSSYGAIHEFTLGSGEKFTVDTGHLVAFDQDIGFQVRAVGGLKSTLFSGEGLVVDLTGPGKVLMQTRSTDAFLSWLMPEVQRRLPRRE
- a CDS encoding zinc ribbon domain-containing protein, with the translated sequence MGQRIEFTRNYSDLSTNQGFQFEFFCDRCGTGYRTRFQPSTLGTVSSVLDAAGSLFGGVLGRAADLGEHARSATWEKAHDEAFIKAAEEIKPEFIQCPRCSAWVCRKSCWNANKGLCKECAPDLGVEMAAAQASRTVEEIWAHSRVAEEDREMLKEKSWRAGVRATCPNCNAPLAANVKFCPECGTEIRAEAHCAQCGAKLSPGAKFCTECGAKVRAS
- a CDS encoding OsmC family protein, which translates into the protein MAEKSGEVVWIDRLRFLGQAGSGHSIVFDVPSAESPAGMSPMEAALLAMAGCTAVDIVEIMRKKRQNLIGLRVRISGQQAPEPPNVYTDIAVEYILTGRNLSEAAVKHAIELSETKYCSVGAMLSKTARVHSTYRIIEAE
- a CDS encoding sortase, producing the protein MDDKTSEEMSIDELETLLRIKRSAVRLRRIAEALEAQHVPASHLPSEGSLVGSLPKWRSRTVRLESIELQPLTRKSLYEIATAGLQEAFSPQGRRRIRDSFLLLVEIAAVIGLIAILGYSLSSLNRLNREAAQAFETVTYPTPTEAAFLPGSFPPTPAALPPFYQSLVRPVTPVVLPTPGPQSATRIVISKIKVDAPVVEGDDWEALKKGVGHHPGSANPGERGNVVLSGHVDVFGAVFRYLDRLEVGDEVILYAGEKAYHYRVAGKRIVEPTEVSVMDPTREPTLTLITCYPYRVDTKRIVVFAELVRTP
- a CDS encoding saccharopine dehydrogenase NADP-binding domain-containing protein, producing the protein MKIVVLGGYGDMGKGVVQDLLAHTDAQVTIADYRIERAQKYADELGERVNAVFVDANDETSLVEVLRGADAAVGCIGPFYRFAPRLARAAVKAGVNYVDICDDYGPLDEVLAMHEDAKSAGVTLITGLGWTPGITNLMARDGALQLDEVDEIRVAWVGSAQDAEGLAVVKHVFYAITGDVPTYQNGQWTRVRAGTGREVVRFPEPFGDIEVFHCGHPEPITIPRYFQVKTVSLKGALTPAWNNWLGDVFVRLGLTNTPTKIDRLSRLIWSLEGILGAGGIALSAARVDVFGRDRGIPRVLTYTAVDKMRRLTGIPAAIGAWMLAKGEIQRKGVFAPEGCLDSAAFFEALAQRGIQITKSST
- the murJ gene encoding murein biosynthesis integral membrane protein MurJ, which translates into the protein MTPVDAPFTSEAETSRSIAASATIVGLGNITSRVLGQLRETINAHLFGASGSMSAFRIAGQIPRNIYELLVGGMVTAALVPVFSEYAAGEDKDELWHITSVMLSLAVVISIITIILLEIIAPLVAWLFGGGFDAPLQALTTTLIRLILPSLLFFVLAGIFTATLYAQNLFTYPALAASVFNIGGIACALLLASHMDVASLSIGVVLGAFLMAGVQVPGLRGAKLHFSLDISHPGLRRIIKLYAPVLVSLVISQVQIAFDYNWSSRTVEEAIAWKEYATRLIQFPLGLVSTAVSMAVLPTLSQIDAAHDLERFKSTLGLGLRLVLSLIIPATTGLFILAVPIVALLYQYRAFSPTDTLQTANALRFYLIGMPFAAIDLPLIFAFYSRKNTMVPVVVGILAIAIYLAVAPTLSFLLGWSWMGLVLANSIQLASHALLMLWFLRRNVGSLGNMSLVSTTLKSSLASLVMALVTLLVALWANGGREVLWLAHSSSSTSGLVIHPASLAAKLTVVGTAGLAGLVTYAIAALVLGIEEVRLVLSLVWRRAKSHPA
- a CDS encoding XTP/dITP diphosphatase; this translates as MKLLIATGNPGKVREYAALLAGLNLTLVLPSDLGLLEKVEESGLSYAQNALRKAMAYARASGMWTLADDSGLEVDALNGAPGVHSARYAGPQASDQDRYRLLLRNLKGVPEERRTARFRCAIALASPTGEAHVREGTCEGRIATEPSGSGGFGYDPVFYLPEVGCTMAELPAETKNRISHRARAAMKIREVLTRLIERQDFSASPRHPKILSPDELARRRQDWRAEGLTFVLTNGVFDLLHVGHVRYLQAARRLGDVLVVGLNSDASAQAIKGPGHPIQPQDERAEILAALSCVDYVVIFDQPTAEQLVESLQPDVYVKGGDYAGWEEHVTGKGLPEGPIVKAYGGQVKILPYFPGRSTSDLIRRIQQGKGEL
- a CDS encoding RluA family pseudouridine synthase, producing MSDSGERIEKLFVTEGGVRLDRYLAKKLPDLSRSYLQRLIEDGLVTVDGRAVRSSHRVRAGEHVLVRVPPPAPLEAQPEPIPLDIIYEDADLIVVNKPAGMVVHPAHGHESGTLVNAILAHCPDLAGIGGALRPGIVHRLDKDTSGLMIVAKNDVAHRHLQSQFKRRTVEKVYVALVEGHLEPPRGLIDAPLGRDPKHRQRMAVVSTGGREAQTRYRVLRYYNGYTLIEAEPLTGRTHQIRVHFAAIGHPIAGDPIYGRKRAKFNLRRPFLHAARLGFLRPRGGERVTLSAPLPPELRAALDELGPES
- the lspA gene encoding signal peptidase II gives rise to the protein MHRHKYIFYFATLFVFILDQGTKYLVSSHMIPGQSWDPIPALGWIFSITYTANTGMAFGLFPDAGTFLVLVAFVVIVTILLYYRHLPRGNLWLQISLGMQLGGALGNLADRLRLGHVIDFIDFHFWPVSNIADGCMVFGVLLLAYHLLRDGALTNDG
- a CDS encoding TraR/DksA C4-type zinc finger protein, with the translated sequence MLSARLLERNRKRLIEERARLIEELADTAALERSGTGLSNHMADEATEAFEQAKALALRQNLERTLQAIEAALNRMDRGTYGICESCGQPIDPARLKAKPDAALCLDCRQRLEKRR